One window from the genome of Artemia franciscana chromosome 12, ASM3288406v1, whole genome shotgun sequence encodes:
- the LOC136034006 gene encoding protein grainyhead-like isoform X2, whose amino-acid sequence MAQSVRSKRIDELYHSPCERSEFYSMADLLRQPVLFTPSEDEKVGGPLDLQGFYIEHHDLRLRGLPRQVTPAPVIEASPDPELGRRQIELPSDPDLVSSPHLYSGGAVVKRRRLRPPEYEAILIHVRQDGEDIFTSLYVAPPTVQGLVGAIVEKYKMSAETIRGLYRKNRINGAVSRLDDNVLKHYCNEELFHMDITRTDSDGLYDVTFVELDLS is encoded by the exons ATGGCGCAGTCAGTCAGATCAAAGCGAATTGATGAATTATATCACTCTCCGTGTGAAAGGTCAGAATTTTACAGTATGGCTGACCTTTTACGACAACCAGTTCTTTTCACACCCTCCGAAGATGAAaaa GTTGGGGGGCCATTGGATCTCCAAGGATTTTACATTGAACATCATGACCTAAG ACTTCGTGGATTGCCTCGACAAGTTACACCAGCACCAGTAATAGAAGCTTCACCAGATCCAGAACTTGG aaGAAGGCAGATAGAGCTTCCATCAGATCCGGATTTGGTTAGTTCACCTCATCTGTACTCGGGGGGTGCCGTTGTGAAACGGCGACGACTTAGGCCGCCTGAATATGAAGCTATACTGATTCATGTGCGTCAAGATGGAGAAGATATATTCACGTCACTTTATGTAGCACCGCCTACAGTTCAAGGCCTTGTGGGAGCG attgttGAAAAGTACAAAATGTCAGCTGAAACCATTCGAGGCCTATACAGGAAAAATAGGATTAATGG tGCTGTATCAAGATTGGACGACAACGTTCTGAAGCATTACTGCAATGAAGAATTGTTTCACATGGATATCACGCGAACGGACAGTGACGGACTTTACGACGTCACTTTTGTGGAATTAGATCTGTCTTAG
- the LOC136034006 gene encoding protein grainyhead-like isoform X1, with product MAQSVRSKRIDELYHSPCERSEFYSMADLLRQPVLFTPSEDEKVGGPLDLQGFYIEHHDLRLRGLPRQVTPAPVIEASPDPELGLRGLPRQVAPTAAIEVSPDPEIGRRQIELPSDPDLVSSPHLYSGGAVVKRRRLRPPEYEAILIHVRQDGEDIFTSLYVAPPTVQGLVGAIVEKYKMSAETIRGLYRKNRINGAVSRLDDNVLKHYCNEELFHMDITRTDSDGLYDVTFVELDLS from the exons ATGGCGCAGTCAGTCAGATCAAAGCGAATTGATGAATTATATCACTCTCCGTGTGAAAGGTCAGAATTTTACAGTATGGCTGACCTTTTACGACAACCAGTTCTTTTCACACCCTCCGAAGATGAAaaa GTTGGGGGGCCATTGGATCTCCAAGGATTTTACATTGAACATCATGACCTAAG ACTTCGTGGATTGCCTCGACAAGTTACACCAGCACCAGTAATAGAAGCTTCACCAGATCCAGAACTTGG ACTTCGTGGATTGCCTCGACAAGTTGCACCTACAGCAGCAATAGAAGTTTCGCCAGATCCTGAAATTGG aaGAAGGCAGATAGAGCTTCCATCAGATCCGGATTTGGTTAGTTCACCTCATCTGTACTCGGGGGGTGCCGTTGTGAAACGGCGACGACTTAGGCCGCCTGAATATGAAGCTATACTGATTCATGTGCGTCAAGATGGAGAAGATATATTCACGTCACTTTATGTAGCACCGCCTACAGTTCAAGGCCTTGTGGGAGCG attgttGAAAAGTACAAAATGTCAGCTGAAACCATTCGAGGCCTATACAGGAAAAATAGGATTAATGG tGCTGTATCAAGATTGGACGACAACGTTCTGAAGCATTACTGCAATGAAGAATTGTTTCACATGGATATCACGCGAACGGACAGTGACGGACTTTACGACGTCACTTTTGTGGAATTAGATCTGTCTTAG